The proteins below come from a single Pedobacter aquae genomic window:
- a CDS encoding ThuA domain-containing protein: protein MKNLITGLILTAFFLSLSSFIAKKKEVKILVFSCTKGFRHKSIEPGLEAIKKIGKEKGYTIVHSENPADFNDKNLKQFKVLLFLNPTGKSLFDDAQKAAFKKYINRGGGFVGVHAATDCNYDWEWYGKLVGGFFAGHPKVQEAKLDILDANHPATKDLPNPWMHTDEWYNFKDFNKDVKVIMTVDEKSYTGGKMPDFHPMAWYHEFDGGKVFYTGLGHTIEDFEDELFLKHLTGGIEYVLK, encoded by the coding sequence TCCTTACTGCATTTTTCTTATCGCTAAGCAGTTTTATTGCCAAAAAGAAAGAGGTTAAAATATTAGTTTTTTCTTGTACCAAAGGATTTAGACATAAAAGTATTGAACCTGGTTTAGAAGCCATCAAAAAAATAGGAAAAGAAAAAGGTTATACCATTGTACATTCAGAAAATCCAGCAGATTTTAATGATAAAAATCTGAAGCAATTTAAAGTATTATTGTTTTTGAATCCTACCGGAAAGTCATTATTTGATGATGCTCAGAAAGCTGCTTTTAAAAAATATATCAATAGAGGAGGGGGCTTTGTTGGTGTACATGCAGCTACAGATTGTAACTACGACTGGGAATGGTATGGTAAGCTTGTTGGCGGCTTTTTTGCTGGGCATCCTAAAGTTCAAGAAGCTAAACTTGATATTTTAGATGCAAATCATCCTGCAACAAAAGATTTACCAAACCCTTGGATGCATACAGACGAATGGTATAATTTTAAAGATTTCAATAAAGATGTAAAAGTAATCATGACGGTTGATGAAAAGAGCTATACTGGTGGTAAAATGCCCGATTTTCATCCGATGGCGTGGTATCATGAATTTGATGGCGGAAAAGTTTTTTATACTGGTTTGGGCCACACGATAGAAGATTTTGAAGACGAATTATTTCTAAAACATTTAACCGGAGGCATAGAATATGTCTTAAAATAG
- a CDS encoding VF530 family protein, producing the protein MEKQPNNPLHGRTLEAILNDLVDFYGWPALGLKIKIKCFNENPSVKSSLKFLRKTDWARTKVEELWIRTFR; encoded by the coding sequence ATGGAGAAGCAACCAAACAATCCGTTACATGGCAGAACTTTAGAAGCTATTCTAAATGATTTGGTTGATTTTTACGGATGGCCAGCACTTGGATTAAAAATTAAGATTAAATGTTTTAATGAAAATCCAAGTGTTAAATCTAGTTTAAAATTTCTTAGAAAAACAGATTGGGCTCGTACCAAAGTTGAAGAACTTTGGATAAGAACGTTTAGATAA
- a CDS encoding DEAD/DEAH box helicase: MSNFKDLGIHQELIQALDELHINTPTVIQTQAIPVLLKDKTDFIGQAQTGTGKTAAFGLPLLQLVNPEQKSIQAIIICPTRELGQQIAKQLFKFTKYVSKKIFVEAVYGGEKIDIQIGRLKRPTQILVATPGRLIDLLERKAVDLKEVKTIILDEADEMLSMGFKPDIDKILSHTAQIDRNIWLFSATIPSAIKQIISDYMADDAYKIEVDHKDVMNTAIKHQYVICDIKDKPNLLQSFIKNNDDKRGIVFCKTKAGAQTLAKQLLAKNLKVESIHGDLGQRDREKVMRAFKSERLQVLIATDISARGIDVSNLSYVIHYQLPEQLEYFTHRSGRTARAGNKGLSLAFVAPSELEKITALEKELNIYFEKISI, encoded by the coding sequence TTGAGCAATTTTAAAGATTTAGGAATTCATCAAGAGCTTATACAAGCCCTTGATGAATTACACATAAACACGCCAACGGTAATCCAAACGCAAGCAATTCCTGTTTTATTAAAAGATAAAACAGATTTTATTGGCCAAGCACAAACCGGAACCGGAAAAACAGCAGCATTTGGTTTACCATTATTACAATTGGTAAATCCAGAACAAAAAAGCATTCAAGCCATTATCATTTGTCCAACCAGAGAATTAGGGCAGCAAATAGCCAAACAGCTTTTTAAATTCACCAAATACGTAAGCAAAAAGATTTTTGTTGAAGCCGTTTACGGTGGCGAAAAAATTGATATCCAAATAGGTAGATTAAAACGCCCAACGCAAATTTTAGTAGCAACACCTGGTCGATTAATAGATTTATTAGAGCGTAAAGCAGTTGATTTAAAAGAAGTTAAAACTATTATTTTGGATGAGGCCGATGAAATGTTAAGTATGGGCTTTAAGCCAGATATTGATAAAATCTTAAGTCATACCGCACAAATAGATAGAAATATTTGGCTTTTTTCTGCAACCATACCATCAGCTATTAAGCAAATTATAAGCGATTATATGGCTGATGATGCTTATAAAATTGAAGTTGACCATAAAGATGTGATGAATACAGCCATTAAACATCAATATGTGATTTGTGATATTAAAGACAAGCCAAATCTTTTACAGAGTTTTATTAAGAATAACGATGATAAGCGTGGCATTGTATTTTGTAAAACAAAAGCTGGTGCGCAAACGCTTGCTAAACAATTATTAGCCAAAAATTTAAAGGTAGAGTCTATACACGGAGATTTAGGACAAAGAGACCGCGAAAAAGTAATGCGAGCTTTTAAAAGCGAAAGATTACAAGTTTTAATAGCTACAGATATTTCTGCCAGAGGAATAGACGTTAGTAATTTATCTTACGTTATTCATTACCAATTACCAGAGCAGCTAGAATATTTTACGCACCGTAGCGGAAGAACTGCCAGAGCCGGAAATAAAGGACTTTCCTTGGCATTTGTAGCGCCATCAGAATTAGAGAAAATTACAGCTTTAGAAAAAGAGCTAAATATCTATTTCGAAAAGATTAGCATTTAA
- a CDS encoding cation:proton antiporter regulatory subunit yields the protein MEVKPESPAVGKTLMELKWRERAGINVAMINRGSITIHSPESNTIIYPGDILNIIGTDTQIRKLSSIIRPDKKTIEQQDNYQPKLHKLLVRKNSFLEGKSLKESKIKDLTDGIVVGIERNAERIVNPESNWVFQENDMVWIVGDSAKIQSTL from the coding sequence ATAGAAGTTAAACCAGAGTCGCCAGCTGTAGGAAAGACCTTAATGGAGTTAAAATGGCGTGAAAGGGCCGGTATAAATGTAGCTATGATAAACAGAGGAAGTATAACCATCCATTCGCCAGAAAGTAATACTATTATTTATCCAGGTGATATTTTAAATATTATTGGTACTGATACGCAAATCAGGAAACTAAGCTCTATCATTAGGCCAGATAAAAAAACTATCGAACAGCAAGATAATTATCAACCTAAATTACATAAGCTATTGGTGAGAAAGAATTCATTTCTAGAAGGTAAATCTTTAAAAGAATCAAAAATTAAAGATTTAACCGATGGAATTGTTGTAGGTATAGAAAGGAACGCCGAGCGTATTGTAAACCCAGAATCTAATTGGGTATTTCAAGAAAATGATATGGTTTGGATTGTAGGAGATAGCGCTAAAATACAATCAACTTTATAA